A genomic segment from Danio aesculapii chromosome 17, fDanAes4.1, whole genome shotgun sequence encodes:
- the vgll2b gene encoding transcription cofactor vestigial-like protein 2b has translation MSCLDVMYPAYGHYAPYAHKASAFISTLPAPLGLRSPSSRCRDPMDSAGALCCSDNAGSSSSAGPSTSPYPTSGQIEEATKDKEVGEAEYLSSRCVLFTYYQGDISSVVDEHFSRALSTYMEAEGKKRASDPSTDPSSSSSRRSFPPSFWDSNYPSPPSRPHCDPTGAPTYAMDPYSQALHPGLPHTHPHPHPSESWTYSQSQAYPAPRPIHELYSPPGLDAHYGPLLMPAVRPPHLPALPGHYDVGKLEPTATWPGLLPPGDVAQSLALNMEPGLQHHKKGKELYWF, from the exons ATGAGTTGTCTGGATGTTATGTACCCGGCTTATGGTCATTACGCACCGTACGCGCACAAAGCTTCAGCCTTCATCAGCACTTTACCG GCTCCCCTTGGTCTGAGAAGCCCCTCGTCTCGCTGTAGGGACCCGATGGACAGTGCGGGGGCCCTGTGCTGCTCGGACAATGCCGGCAGCTCAAGCTCAGCTGGTCCATCCACATCACCATACCCTACTTCCGGACAGATAGAGGAGGCTACGAAGGACAAAGAGGTCGGAGAGGCAGAATACCTGAGCTCACGGTGCGTCCTCTTCACCTACTACCAAGGGGACATCAGCAGCGTGGTGGACGAGCACTTCTCCAGAGCCCTTAGCACATACATGGAGGCAGAGGGCAAAAAGAGGGCCAGTGATCCCAGCACAG ATCCTTCATCCTCAAGCAGTCGGCGGAGTTTCCCTCCATCATTCTGGGACAGTAACTACCCCTCTCCCCCGAGCCGACCTCACTGCGACCCTACAGGTGCTCCCACCTACGCTATGGACCCCTACAGCCAAGCCCTGCACCCGGGTTTGCCACACACACACCCGCACCCACACCCATCAGAGTCCTGGACCTACTCTCAGAGCCAGGCCTATCCAGCCCCACGGCCCATTCACGAACTCTACTCTCCTCCTGGGCTGGATGCCCACTATGGGCCCCTGCTGATGCCCGCTGTGAGGCCGCCTCATCTGCCCGCGCTGCCTGGGCATTACGATGTGGGCAAGCTGGAGCCCACTGCAACATGGCCAGGACTGCTTCCTCCTGGCGACGTGGCACAGAGTCTGGCTCTCAACATGGAGCCAG